From Pseudomonas poae, the proteins below share one genomic window:
- a CDS encoding response regulator, with translation MSASSSSRQQILLVDDEEDALIELAESLGNEGFVCFTANSVTFALQELTLHPDIALVITDLRMPEESGISLIKRLREHTSRSHLPVIVMSGHAEMDDVSDMLRLQVLDLFRKPIYLVRLIDTLNSLFPQNAPTRFKP, from the coding sequence ATGAGCGCATCTTCTTCGTCTCGCCAACAAATATTATTGGTAGATGACGAAGAGGACGCTCTGATTGAGCTCGCTGAGTCCCTCGGCAATGAGGGATTTGTCTGTTTTACCGCCAACTCCGTCACCTTCGCCCTGCAAGAATTGACACTTCATCCCGATATCGCCCTAGTCATCACGGACCTGCGCATGCCCGAGGAAAGTGGTATTTCCTTGATCAAGCGCCTGCGCGAACACACCTCACGCTCGCACCTGCCGGTGATTGTGATGTCTGGCCATGCCGAAATGGACGACGTCAGCGACATGCTGCGCCTGCAGGTGCTGGACCTGTTTCGCAAGCCGATCTACCTGGTGCGGTTGATCGATACGTTGAACAGCCTTTTTCCTCAGAACGCGCCCACACGCTTCAAGCCTTAA
- a CDS encoding pilus assembly protein — protein MSDSLSQTFLAITRNTTDLEWLQGALAPLGQVVSAGGGSLDELLALVDVTFANLVFVGLDRENVVAQSALIEGALEAKPMLAVVALGDGMDNQLVLNAMRAGARDFVAYGSRSSEVAGLVRRLSKRLPTVAPHTQLGGLTVLFGTQSTADGAMLATHLALVVQKSGQQTLLLDLGLPRSDSLALLGLESTFNFGDALRHLRRLDTTLINSAFTTALDGLRILAYATGDEPLKLTSAAELYMLLSALRQHFQHIVVNITGQPDSEALRTFVSHCDKLLWCTDQSVLDCRRNLAVLNRWRDKGMKLDHAKLVVDRYIKACAPDTEALEKSFGLECIAVLPLSAELRLNVKNQGQTLFALAPREPLSQAVRALGERLAKRSEGLEKPSMRWFERFLGSGR, from the coding sequence ATGAGCGATAGCCTGAGCCAGACGTTTCTGGCAATTACCCGCAATACCACCGACCTGGAATGGCTCCAGGGTGCCCTCGCGCCTCTGGGCCAAGTCGTCAGCGCCGGCGGTGGCAGCCTGGACGAGTTGCTCGCGCTGGTGGACGTCACCTTCGCCAACCTGGTGTTTGTAGGCCTGGACCGTGAAAACGTGGTGGCCCAGAGTGCGCTGATCGAAGGTGCGCTGGAGGCCAAGCCAATGCTTGCGGTGGTCGCCCTGGGCGATGGCATGGACAACCAACTGGTGCTCAACGCGATGCGCGCCGGTGCCCGCGACTTTGTCGCGTACGGCTCGCGTTCCAGCGAAGTGGCGGGCCTGGTGCGACGCCTGAGCAAGCGCCTGCCGACCGTGGCCCCACACACCCAACTGGGTGGCCTGACGGTGTTGTTCGGCACCCAAAGCACCGCCGATGGCGCGATGCTGGCGACCCACCTGGCGCTGGTGGTGCAGAAAAGCGGGCAGCAGACCCTGCTGCTGGACCTGGGTTTGCCACGCAGCGACAGCCTGGCGCTGCTGGGCCTGGAGAGCACTTTTAATTTCGGTGATGCGTTGCGGCATTTGCGCCGCCTCGATACCACCTTGATCAACAGCGCCTTCACCACGGCTCTGGATGGCCTGCGCATCCTCGCCTACGCCACCGGTGACGAACCGCTCAAACTGACCAGCGCCGCCGAGCTGTACATGTTGCTCAGCGCGCTGCGCCAACACTTCCAGCACATCGTCGTGAACATTACCGGGCAACCCGACAGCGAAGCGCTGCGCACCTTTGTCAGCCACTGCGACAAGCTGCTGTGGTGCACCGACCAGAGCGTGCTGGACTGCCGCCGCAACCTGGCGGTGCTCAACCGCTGGCGCGACAAAGGCATGAAGCTTGACCACGCCAAGCTGGTGGTGGACCGCTACATCAAAGCCTGCGCACCGGACACCGAAGCCCTGGAAAAAAGCTTCGGCCTTGAGTGCATCGCCGTACTACCGCTGAGCGCCGAACTGCGCCTGAACGTGAAAAACCAGGGCCAGACCCTGTTCGCCCTGGCGCCACGCGAACCCTTGTCCCAAGCCGTGCGCGCCCTGGGCGAACGCCTGGCGAAACGCTCCGAGGGCCTGGAAAAACCTTCGATGCGCTGGTTTGAACGCTTTCTGGGGTCGGGACGATGA
- a CDS encoding type II secretion system F family protein — MTGPLLLLVCLLMIGLSLWLFHNGLRRAQTNRVLERLGNGQPEAQEQPTTWTGLERMFMRAGLGKPTDRLGLWIGAWVAGAVLGYLIADGLGLLVMVVAPPLVLRLYIAWRYQQRVRRMVEQLPQLLDHSVRSLKSGRTLADAVLGGIESVENPLKEAMGRVQRNVRMGVSLPDSASDFAEFYEQDEFRLFALGLKVNHRYGGNASELLENLIKMIREREQGARQLKAMTGETRMTAYVLGGLPILMVGYFIMVNPGYLMTMWNDETGRNMLFGATAMDLAGTFAMWRMLRSI, encoded by the coding sequence ATGACTGGACCTCTGTTGCTGCTTGTTTGCCTGCTGATGATCGGCCTGTCGCTTTGGCTGTTTCATAACGGCCTGCGTAGGGCCCAGACCAACCGCGTGCTGGAGCGCCTCGGCAACGGTCAACCCGAGGCACAGGAACAGCCCACCACCTGGACCGGTCTTGAGCGCATGTTTATGCGTGCCGGGCTGGGCAAACCCACGGATCGCCTGGGCCTGTGGATCGGCGCTTGGGTGGCTGGCGCCGTGCTCGGCTACCTGATCGCCGACGGGTTGGGCCTGCTGGTGATGGTAGTGGCGCCGCCCCTGGTATTGCGCCTGTATATCGCCTGGCGTTACCAACAGCGCGTGCGGCGCATGGTCGAGCAATTGCCGCAGTTGCTCGACCACAGCGTGCGCAGCCTCAAATCCGGCAGAACCCTGGCCGACGCTGTATTGGGCGGCATCGAGAGTGTGGAAAACCCCCTCAAGGAAGCCATGGGCCGTGTGCAGCGCAACGTGCGCATGGGGGTCAGCCTGCCGGACTCGGCCAGCGACTTCGCCGAGTTCTACGAGCAGGACGAATTTCGCCTGTTCGCCCTGGGCCTGAAGGTCAACCATCGCTACGGCGGCAACGCCAGCGAACTGCTGGAAAACCTGATCAAGATGATTCGCGAGCGGGAACAAGGCGCCCGCCAACTCAAGGCCATGACCGGTGAAACGCGCATGACCGCGTATGTGCTGGGCGGGCTGCCGATTCTGATGGTGGGTTATTTCATCATGGTCAACCCCGGCTACCTGATGACCATGTGGAACGATGAAACCGGGCGCAACATGCTGTTCGGCGCAACGGCCATGGACCTGGCGGGCACTTTTGCCATGTGGCGCATGCTGAGGAGTATCTGA
- a CDS encoding type II and III secretion system protein family protein → MSHRYAPLFMQMTWALMLSSLPVGLALAAPGNCSALGQLPAVVEVGEGLQQDLQSPVAITRLAIGDPKIADVRVNGDRSFLLTGVGPGTTSLLVWTSCSTTPRQSMVFVKGKATSALTSLSLSPSEDPTLPSQVQTDIRFVEVSRTKLKEASTKFLGMGTNFFLGSPSLLSPSEGVFKLPVSATNFNVGFGGGRVKTLINALERSGFAYTLARPSLVAMSGQSATFLAGGEVPIPVPSAGSDTISIEYKEFGIRLTLTPTVIDRNRITLKVAPEVSELDYSNAVVIQGIQVPALTVRRTDTSVSLADGESFVISGLISTNNSSTFSKFPGLGDIPVLGAFFRDTNISREEKELLMIVTPHLVQPLAANAQLPSLPGEKLRNYDPNWYRMFFLENGNFDRRTGLSQ, encoded by the coding sequence ATGAGCCATCGCTACGCGCCCCTGTTCATGCAAATGACCTGGGCCTTGATGCTGTCGAGCCTGCCGGTCGGCCTGGCACTCGCAGCGCCGGGCAACTGCAGCGCCTTGGGCCAACTGCCCGCCGTGGTCGAGGTGGGCGAGGGCCTGCAACAGGATCTGCAATCGCCGGTAGCGATTACCCGCCTGGCGATTGGTGATCCGAAAATCGCCGATGTGCGGGTTAACGGCGACCGCAGTTTCCTGCTCACCGGTGTAGGCCCCGGGACCACTAGCCTGTTGGTCTGGACCAGCTGTTCGACCACGCCCCGCCAGAGCATGGTGTTCGTCAAAGGCAAGGCTACGTCGGCGCTGACCAGCCTGTCGTTGTCCCCCTCCGAAGACCCGACATTGCCCAGCCAGGTGCAGACCGACATCCGCTTTGTCGAAGTCAGCCGCACCAAGCTCAAGGAAGCCAGCACCAAGTTCCTGGGCATGGGCACCAACTTTTTCCTCGGCAGCCCCAGCCTGCTTTCTCCCTCGGAAGGGGTGTTCAAACTGCCGGTGAGCGCGACAAATTTCAACGTCGGCTTCGGCGGTGGCCGGGTCAAAACCCTGATCAATGCCCTGGAGCGCAGCGGTTTTGCCTATACCCTGGCGCGCCCGAGCCTGGTGGCCATGAGCGGCCAGAGCGCGACGTTCCTGGCGGGCGGTGAGGTGCCGATCCCGGTGCCCAGCGCCGGCAGCGACACCATCTCCATCGAGTACAAGGAGTTCGGTATTCGCCTGACCCTGACGCCCACCGTTATCGACCGCAACCGCATTACCCTCAAGGTGGCGCCGGAGGTCAGCGAACTGGACTACAGCAACGCGGTGGTGATCCAGGGCATCCAGGTGCCGGCCCTGACCGTACGGCGTACCGACACCAGCGTGTCACTGGCCGATGGCGAAAGTTTTGTGATCAGCGGCCTGATCAGCACCAACAACAGTTCCACCTTCAGCAAGTTTCCGGGGCTGGGTGATATCCCGGTCCTCGGTGCGTTTTTTCGCGACACGAATATCAGCCGCGAGGAAAAAGAACTGCTGATGATCGTCACGCCGCATCTGGTCCAGCCGCTGGCCGCGAATGCCCAGTTACCGTCCTTGCCGGGCGAGAAACTGCGCAACTATGACCCGAACTGGTATCGCATGTTCTTCCTGGAAAACGGTAATTTCGACCGTCGCACTGGACTTTCCCAATGA
- the cpaB gene encoding Flp pilus assembly protein CpaB produces MNSRISIVLAGLLLIGALIAGYWGLVLSRQPEPVAAPVVSVQNTVAAVEDPSRQPVVVLVHDVPAFAALTAADLVVEKLRTVPAGSLTQLDQAIGRMPLRDLGAGTWLTQESFTGGGPLARMIRPDERALAVAVDEVIGAAGQLSPGDYVDVLLFLRQDASNSEQSAQIVLPAMRLLSVGDQLGLANDGKPAVPPPTTPEERALAAQRRAAARTVVLAVPEPLLSRLMLAAQAGVLRLAVRSADEQLLSRYWAGENDAPDKLQSANRDLYQFTQLALTGPPKKVAAAGGAPVRRGIEVIRGAQAAP; encoded by the coding sequence ATGAACAGTCGTATCAGCATAGTCCTGGCCGGCTTGTTGCTGATCGGGGCATTGATCGCCGGGTACTGGGGGCTGGTGCTGAGTCGTCAGCCGGAGCCTGTTGCAGCACCTGTCGTTTCCGTTCAAAACACCGTCGCCGCCGTCGAGGACCCATCCCGCCAACCGGTCGTGGTCCTGGTGCATGACGTTCCCGCTTTCGCTGCGCTCACCGCTGCCGACCTCGTCGTGGAAAAACTGCGCACGGTGCCCGCCGGCAGCCTGACTCAGCTGGACCAAGCCATAGGCCGCATGCCATTGCGCGACCTCGGCGCCGGCACCTGGCTCACCCAGGAAAGCTTCACCGGCGGCGGCCCGCTCGCCCGTATGATCCGCCCCGACGAACGTGCGCTGGCCGTGGCCGTGGACGAGGTGATCGGCGCCGCAGGCCAGTTGAGCCCCGGCGATTACGTGGATGTGCTGCTGTTTTTGCGACAGGACGCCAGCAACAGCGAACAGTCGGCCCAGATCGTGCTCCCGGCCATGCGCCTGCTCAGCGTCGGCGACCAGTTGGGCCTGGCCAATGATGGCAAGCCCGCCGTCCCGCCGCCGACCACGCCCGAAGAACGGGCCCTGGCCGCCCAACGTCGGGCCGCTGCACGCACGGTGGTGCTGGCCGTTCCGGAACCGTTATTAAGCCGCCTGATGCTCGCAGCTCAAGCCGGGGTTTTGCGCCTGGCCGTGCGCAGTGCCGACGAGCAACTGCTCAGCCGCTACTGGGCCGGTGAGAACGACGCCCCGGACAAACTGCAAAGCGCCAATCGTGACCTCTACCAATTTACCCAACTGGCCCTGACCGGTCCGCCGAAAAAGGTCGCGGCGGCCGGCGGTGCGCCGGTACGCCGTGGCATTGAAGTGATTCGCGGCGCCCAGGCGGCCCCATAA
- a CDS encoding collagen-like triple helix repeat-containing protein, whose protein sequence is MKTQVVFWKASTALALAIAMTLGGCSSGGGGHHSGGSSSTDTAAGGGGTGSGGTGGTGGGTDPGTNPGTNPGTDPGTNPGTTNSPLVTATVADTLGDTVTGVGVTVRSLGTTLGSLPIIGDTADGLVTSLGTAVGSIGTGVSDGLGTLGTDSNALGKTVAGVANGVADLGTGVSTTGQNVATLLGQVPVVSGAAPLVGNVVGKVGKAVTMLGDTLSTASTTGPLGSVTDTVGARVLVPVVSLVEKTTGKVGNATGLDSPVGGLLEKVGATVDGLGDKVADAGGTGNPVTGAVGNVLNGVGTVVGKASGYVDPGTGGNGSGSGGIGGAAGLGNLGGLLGGVIAGAGSGLDAGSTNGVISAAGITGIKLGTTVAAIGGSTPSTLTSVPVAGLTGPIGSGLNPVTSGVQKLTQTIGGATGLGTPINGLVTNVGGAVGSLGGKISGTNANPVTNALGGTVSAVGGTVASIGGLVTGGTNTGGGLLGGGLSIGAGAGASAAAGAGTGAAAGAGAGAGASANGGLLGGLLGGLTGKK, encoded by the coding sequence ATGAAAACTCAAGTAGTGTTTTGGAAAGCAAGTACCGCGCTGGCCCTGGCAATAGCAATGACGCTCGGCGGCTGCAGCAGCGGTGGTGGTGGGCATCACAGCGGTGGTTCTTCTTCCACTGATACTGCCGCCGGCGGCGGGGGTACCGGCAGTGGCGGCACGGGTGGCACGGGTGGCGGAACCGACCCCGGCACTAACCCTGGCACCAACCCAGGCACTGATCCTGGAACCAACCCTGGCACGACCAATTCCCCACTGGTTACCGCCACGGTGGCGGACACCCTCGGCGATACCGTCACCGGCGTGGGCGTTACCGTCAGAAGCCTGGGCACCACCCTCGGCAGCCTGCCAATTATTGGCGACACCGCAGATGGCCTGGTGACCTCTCTCGGCACAGCGGTAGGCAGCATCGGCACCGGCGTGTCGGATGGCCTGGGCACCCTGGGTACCGACAGTAATGCCCTGGGCAAAACCGTCGCCGGCGTGGCTAACGGCGTAGCCGACCTGGGCACTGGCGTAAGCACTACCGGTCAGAATGTGGCGACACTGCTGGGGCAAGTGCCCGTAGTCAGCGGTGCCGCCCCCTTGGTAGGGAATGTCGTGGGCAAGGTCGGCAAAGCCGTAACCATGCTCGGCGACACCCTGAGCACTGCCAGCACCACCGGGCCATTGGGCTCGGTTACCGACACCGTGGGCGCCAGAGTGCTGGTGCCCGTGGTGTCCCTGGTGGAAAAAACCACCGGTAAAGTCGGCAATGCCACCGGCCTGGATTCCCCGGTCGGTGGCCTGCTGGAAAAAGTCGGCGCTACCGTCGACGGCCTGGGCGATAAAGTCGCCGACGCCGGCGGCACCGGCAACCCTGTAACCGGCGCAGTGGGTAATGTGCTCAATGGCGTAGGCACTGTGGTCGGCAAGGCCAGCGGTTATGTCGACCCTGGAACCGGCGGCAATGGCAGCGGCAGTGGAGGTATTGGCGGCGCCGCAGGCTTGGGCAACCTGGGCGGCCTGCTGGGTGGTGTGATTGCCGGTGCCGGCAGCGGCCTGGATGCAGGCAGCACCAATGGTGTAATCAGTGCAGCGGGCATCACCGGCATCAAACTCGGCACCACTGTGGCGGCCATCGGCGGCAGCACGCCCAGCACCCTCACCAGCGTGCCGGTCGCCGGGCTCACCGGCCCCATCGGCAGCGGCCTCAACCCGGTCACCAGCGGCGTGCAAAAACTCACCCAAACCATCGGCGGCGCCACTGGCCTGGGCACCCCGATCAACGGCTTGGTCACAAATGTAGGCGGCGCCGTCGGCAGCCTGGGCGGCAAAATCAGCGGCACCAACGCCAACCCGGTCACTAACGCCCTGGGTGGCACCGTGAGCGCAGTGGGTGGCACCGTGGCTTCGATCGGTGGGCTGGTAACCGGCGGCACCAACACCGGTGGCGGCTTACTCGGCGGCGGCCTGAGCATAGGCGCCGGCGCCGGAGCCTCGGCAGCCGCTGGCGCAGGTACAGGTGCGGCTGCGGGTGCCGGAGCGGGGGCTGGCGCCAGTGCAAACGGTGGTCTTCTGGGCGGGCTGTTGGGTGGCCTCACCGGCAAAAAATAG
- a CDS encoding ShlB/FhaC/HecB family hemolysin secretion/activation protein, protein MRALTPLLLLTLSAYAHADPLPSFLNSNETIRNLPVPNLPADAYRPATPQTQLPTPAATAAQPLMMDTKVTIRKLQIDGGTVYPLKDAAQAFEPLIGHETNLAQLIEATRSITRRYQEDGYLLSYAFLPEQRFEDGLVHVVLVEGYIRDYQVQGDIGAVSSYVDKLAAKLQAERPLTRKTFERYTTLMSAIPGVTLQAQVPPPGTTDGGTSMQITASRKPFTTSMSLNQASRGGTQALLTATSNSWTSMGEQLSVSGLFPPGNDKEHYYRAAYSQFINAEGTQLVLSGERYRADPSTSLQLGEGLELKPHQAIDRYSVGFSHPLIASPNESLTLGTRLYAVDQTTRYKLEGLAQRLELETDLRAFAFEGDWRKADTTQLRILSAGLYQGTNGMGAKTRSDFGGLKPDLDFFRLRLSGVQSNKLFENWQGVLSGALYWSDDTLPDSERATFGGQNFGRGYPDDQGSGDKGWGVAYEVNYSYNRAGEWVRILQPYVVFDRAKTWFNDLPVKGNDMSSAAVGLRFGDAKYYNISLEAAKPMSEVALDNFDRRPRYTLSFSYQL, encoded by the coding sequence ATGCGCGCCTTGACGCCGTTGTTGTTACTCACCCTCAGTGCTTACGCCCACGCCGACCCCCTACCCAGCTTCCTCAACAGCAACGAGACCATCCGCAACCTGCCGGTGCCCAACCTGCCCGCCGACGCCTATCGACCGGCAACCCCGCAGACCCAGCTGCCCACGCCGGCAGCCACCGCCGCGCAACCGCTGATGATGGACACCAAAGTCACCATTCGCAAACTGCAGATCGATGGCGGTACGGTCTACCCGCTCAAGGATGCCGCGCAGGCTTTCGAACCGCTGATTGGCCATGAAACCAACCTGGCGCAACTGATCGAAGCCACCCGCAGCATCACCCGGCGTTACCAGGAGGACGGTTACTTGCTGTCCTACGCCTTCCTGCCGGAACAACGCTTCGAAGACGGCCTGGTGCATGTGGTGCTGGTGGAGGGTTATATCCGCGATTACCAGGTGCAGGGGGACATCGGTGCGGTGTCGTCCTACGTCGACAAACTCGCGGCAAAACTCCAGGCCGAACGCCCGCTCACGCGCAAGACCTTCGAGCGCTATACCACCTTGATGAGTGCCATCCCCGGTGTGACCTTGCAGGCCCAAGTGCCGCCGCCAGGCACCACCGATGGCGGCACCTCTATGCAAATCACCGCCAGTCGCAAACCCTTCACCACCAGCATGAGCCTCAACCAGGCCAGCCGTGGCGGTACGCAAGCACTGCTGACCGCCACCAGCAATTCGTGGACCTCCATGGGTGAACAACTGAGCGTCAGCGGCCTGTTCCCGCCCGGCAACGATAAGGAGCACTACTACCGCGCAGCCTACAGCCAGTTCATTAATGCCGAGGGCACCCAACTGGTGCTGTCAGGTGAACGCTACCGCGCCGACCCCAGTACCAGCCTGCAACTGGGCGAAGGCCTGGAACTCAAGCCACACCAGGCAATCGACCGTTACTCCGTCGGCTTCAGCCACCCGCTGATCGCCTCGCCCAATGAGTCGTTGACCCTCGGCACCCGCCTCTACGCCGTCGACCAGACCACCCGCTACAAACTGGAGGGGCTGGCGCAACGCCTGGAACTGGAAACCGACCTGCGTGCATTTGCCTTCGAGGGTGACTGGCGCAAGGCCGATACCACCCAATTGCGCATCCTCAGCGCCGGCCTGTACCAGGGCACCAACGGCATGGGTGCCAAGACCCGATCCGACTTCGGCGGGCTCAAACCGGACCTGGATTTTTTCCGCCTGCGCCTGTCCGGCGTGCAGAGCAACAAGCTCTTCGAGAACTGGCAAGGCGTGCTTTCCGGCGCGCTGTACTGGAGCGACGACACACTGCCCGACAGCGAGCGCGCGACCTTCGGCGGGCAGAATTTCGGCCGTGGTTATCCCGATGACCAAGGCTCGGGCGACAAGGGCTGGGGCGTGGCCTACGAGGTCAACTACAGCTACAACCGCGCCGGCGAATGGGTGCGGATCCTGCAGCCCTATGTGGTGTTCGACCGCGCCAAGACCTGGTTCAACGACCTGCCGGTCAAGGGCAACGACATGTCATCGGCCGCCGTCGGCCTGCGCTTTGGCGACGCCAAGTACTACAACATCTCCCTGGAAGCGGCCAAGCCGATGTCGGAAGTGGCATTGGACAATTTCGATCGGCGGCCGCGCTATACGCTGAGTTTCAGTTATCAGCTCTGA
- a CDS encoding CpaF family protein, with translation MNGEKLFGSPARGVGGNSDHDGLKLVLHRYIIDAIEESGKNLLEGTRQSLAQFVIDKVSEYITRMRLAISRYEMERLAEEIVDELTGFGPLEVLLRDPSVTEILVNGPHRVFIERDGLLHQSDLRFIDDHHVERVMQRILAPLGRRLDESSPMVDARLPDGSRVNAIIPPIALDGPCLSIRKFRKDMLKSSDLVAMQTIDQSIFEFFQEAVGKRCNILISGGTGTGKTTLLNILSQLINPHERLVTIEDVAELQLGHPHVVRLETRPPNAEGHGEVRSSDLIRNALRMRPDRIILGEIRGVEVLDVMTAMNTGHDGSMSTVHANNAQDALLRLETLVGLTGRVIAEKTLRQMICAALDVVIQLTRMPDGRRCVSEVVEVVGVRDDVYVTNTLFRLDRRTGFGFLREAINPAGDKLRRESALPL, from the coding sequence ATGAACGGCGAAAAACTCTTCGGCAGCCCGGCCCGTGGCGTCGGCGGCAACAGTGATCACGACGGGCTGAAACTGGTGCTGCATCGCTACATCATCGACGCCATTGAAGAGTCGGGTAAGAACCTGCTCGAAGGCACGCGCCAGTCCCTGGCGCAGTTTGTCATCGACAAAGTGTCCGAATACATCACGCGCATGCGCCTGGCGATCTCGCGCTATGAAATGGAGCGCCTGGCCGAGGAGATCGTCGACGAACTCACCGGTTTCGGCCCCCTGGAAGTATTGCTGCGTGACCCCTCGGTGACAGAGATCCTGGTCAACGGGCCGCACCGGGTGTTTATCGAGCGCGACGGCCTGCTGCACCAGAGTGATCTGCGCTTTATCGACGATCACCACGTGGAGCGCGTGATGCAACGCATCCTCGCGCCGCTGGGGCGGCGCCTGGATGAGTCTTCGCCGATGGTGGATGCGCGTTTGCCCGACGGTAGCCGAGTCAACGCGATTATCCCGCCGATCGCCTTGGACGGGCCGTGCCTGTCGATTCGAAAATTCCGCAAGGACATGCTCAAGAGCAGCGACCTGGTGGCCATGCAGACCATCGATCAAAGCATTTTCGAGTTCTTCCAGGAGGCGGTCGGCAAGCGCTGCAATATCCTGATCAGCGGCGGTACCGGCACCGGCAAGACCACGCTGCTGAATATTCTCAGCCAGCTGATCAACCCCCACGAACGGCTGGTGACCATCGAAGATGTCGCCGAATTGCAGCTGGGCCACCCCCATGTGGTGCGCCTTGAAACCCGCCCGCCAAATGCCGAAGGCCACGGTGAGGTGCGCTCCAGCGACCTGATCCGCAACGCCCTGCGGATGCGCCCGGACCGCATCATCCTTGGGGAAATCCGTGGCGTGGAAGTGCTCGATGTGATGACGGCGATGAACACCGGCCACGACGGCTCCATGAGCACCGTGCACGCCAACAATGCTCAGGATGCGCTGCTGCGCCTGGAAACCCTGGTGGGCCTGACCGGCCGCGTGATCGCCGAAAAAACCCTGCGCCAGATGATCTGCGCCGCGCTGGACGTGGTCATTCAACTGACGCGCATGCCCGATGGCCGCCGCTGTGTGAGCGAGGTGGTGGAAGTGGTCGGCGTGCGCGACGACGTGTATGTCACCAACACCCTGTTCCGGCTGGACCGGCGCACCGGTTTCGGTTTCCTGCGCGAAGCCATCAACCCGGCCGGCGACAAACTGCGCCGTGAATCGGCCTTGCCGCTCTAG
- a CDS encoding MaoC family dehydratase produces MQWQTLGSTPLLAPLYWRAALKRKITGSSLPEQGLRCRVSVDPKAVAAYRKVCGFTDSAVLPATYPHILAFGLQMQLLTANSFPFPLLGLIHLSNRLRIHRPLGGVSELFIGVHAQNLKPHPKGATFELVTTVEDSLGLLWEAESRMLCRGVKLQGEATEDIQPGPTQVSEVTRWKAPADIGRRYARVSGDYNPIHLSALTAKLFGFPQAIAHGLWNKARTLAALSEHLPAANIEIEVEFKKPVRLPSEVTLLASAAGSSGELLLKGTGDIEHMVGKWQPIA; encoded by the coding sequence ATGCAATGGCAGACACTGGGCAGCACTCCACTTCTTGCGCCGCTGTATTGGCGCGCCGCGCTCAAGCGCAAGATCACCGGCAGCAGCTTGCCCGAGCAGGGCTTGCGCTGCCGGGTGAGCGTCGACCCCAAGGCGGTCGCGGCGTATCGCAAGGTCTGCGGGTTTACCGACAGCGCCGTGCTGCCAGCGACTTACCCGCACATCCTGGCGTTCGGTTTGCAGATGCAGTTGCTCACCGCCAACTCGTTCCCCTTCCCGCTGCTGGGGTTGATTCACCTGAGCAACCGCCTGCGCATTCATAGGCCGCTGGGCGGTGTCAGCGAGCTGTTCATCGGCGTCCACGCGCAAAACCTCAAGCCTCATCCCAAGGGCGCGACCTTTGAGCTGGTGACCACCGTCGAAGATTCCCTCGGCCTGCTGTGGGAAGCCGAAAGCCGTATGCTCTGCCGTGGCGTGAAGCTGCAAGGCGAAGCCACGGAGGACATACAGCCCGGCCCCACCCAGGTCAGCGAAGTGACCCGCTGGAAAGCCCCCGCCGATATCGGCCGGCGGTATGCGCGGGTTTCCGGTGACTACAACCCGATCCACCTCAGCGCCCTCACCGCCAAACTGTTCGGTTTCCCCCAGGCCATTGCCCATGGGCTGTGGAACAAGGCACGCACCCTCGCTGCCTTGAGCGAGCACTTGCCTGCGGCAAATATCGAAATAGAGGTGGAATTCAAGAAGCCCGTACGCCTGCCCAGTGAAGTGACTTTACTGGCCAGCGCGGCCGGTTCCAGCGGTGAGTTGCTATTAAAAGGCACCGGCGATATTGAACATATGGTGGGCAAGTGGCAGCCGATCGCCTGA
- a CDS encoding Flp family type IVb pilin, with product MFLDLMLKFYVQTQLFFKRKEGASGIEYAIIVALVALVIIGAGSGLGTKIAAIFNSISTKMVTAT from the coding sequence ATGTTCCTTGACCTGATGTTGAAGTTCTATGTTCAGACGCAACTATTCTTCAAGCGCAAAGAGGGCGCCTCCGGGATCGAGTACGCCATTATTGTGGCACTCGTTGCACTGGTTATTATTGGTGCCGGGTCAGGGCTTGGAACCAAAATCGCCGCCATTTTCAACTCCATTTCCACCAAAATGGTCACAGCTACTTGA